A stretch of the Teretinema zuelzerae genome encodes the following:
- a CDS encoding GGDEF domain-containing protein, with protein MNTSKVISRRSNLVLISVLITIIIIIFSTVSFLYVVNDIQKLTNFINSIGSIRGGIQRVTKLYLLNQDIKESVKMIDETNFILSDFVNSKTGVFNSNDKVEISNLLQSWTEYKEILKNNQKDRILNSSENLWKLSNIVVNKIEIKTHNHIALQYLFLFLLFAIVCILGLVSFFIKKVVQENIEKKASHDQLTNLLNRNYLHQIYNVKLSDSLRKSSFLAVLMCDIDHFKYVNDTFGHDVGDKVLKRIAEIMVENTRENDAIFRYGGEEFLILVSFTEIPQLIQYAERLRSRVESTEIIEHKITISVGVSLIDDKQELKQHILRADTALYKAKQAGRNRVIVNELNLTTAST; from the coding sequence ATGAACACAAGTAAAGTTATTTCTCGGCGATCTAATCTTGTTTTGATTTCTGTTTTAATCACGATTATCATAATAATATTTTCAACAGTCAGTTTTCTATATGTAGTAAATGATATTCAAAAATTAACTAATTTTATTAATAGTATTGGTTCAATTAGAGGGGGAATTCAACGTGTTACCAAATTGTATTTATTGAATCAGGACATAAAAGAATCAGTAAAAATGATCGATGAAACAAATTTTATATTATCAGATTTTGTAAATTCGAAGACCGGAGTGTTTAACAGTAATGATAAAGTTGAAATTTCAAACCTACTGCAATCTTGGACAGAATATAAAGAGATTCTTAAGAATAATCAAAAAGATCGAATATTAAATAGTAGCGAGAATTTATGGAAGTTATCAAACATTGTGGTAAATAAAATTGAAATAAAAACTCATAACCACATTGCTTTACAGTATTTGTTTTTATTTCTATTATTTGCGATTGTATGTATTTTAGGACTTGTTAGCTTTTTTATCAAAAAAGTTGTTCAAGAAAACATTGAAAAAAAGGCTTCTCACGATCAATTAACAAACCTATTAAATAGAAATTATTTACATCAAATATATAATGTAAAACTATCAGATAGTTTAAGGAAATCAAGCTTTCTTGCTGTTTTAATGTGTGATATTGATCATTTTAAGTATGTCAATGATACTTTTGGACATGATGTTGGAGATAAGGTTTTAAAAAGAATAGCTGAAATAATGGTTGAAAATACTCGTGAGAATGATGCAATTTTTAGATATGGAGGCGAGGAGTTCTTAATACTTGTGTCGTTTACGGAAATACCACAATTAATTCAATATGCTGAGAGATTGCGTAGTCGTGTAGAAAGTACTGAAATTATAGAGCATAAAATAACGATTAGTGTTGGTGTATCATTAATCGATGATAAACAAGAACTAAAACAACATATACTTCGTGCTGACACAGCGCTGTATAAAGCAAAACAAGCGGGCCGCAATCGAGTAATTGTTAATGAATTAAACCTAACAACTGCTTCAACC
- the tnpB gene encoding IS66 family insertion sequence element accessory protein TnpB (TnpB, as the term is used for proteins encoded by IS66 family insertion elements, is considered an accessory protein, since TnpC, encoded by a neighboring gene, is a DDE family transposase.), protein MILRKDTRVFVQLGYTDMRKQINGLSALVQAERSSGPFDGSYYVFCGKTKKVIKVLYWDRTGFCLWLKRLEKDSFPWPQGESDLTEITRNQIRLLLRGIDIWKAHKEVQCSIAG, encoded by the coding sequence ATGATTCTGAGGAAAGACACACGGGTATTTGTCCAGTTGGGGTACACAGATATGAGGAAACAGATTAACGGATTATCAGCACTTGTTCAGGCAGAACGTTCTTCAGGACCATTCGATGGCTCATATTATGTTTTCTGCGGCAAGACGAAGAAGGTTATTAAAGTCTTGTATTGGGATCGGACTGGTTTTTGCCTGTGGCTCAAACGTCTTGAAAAGGACAGCTTTCCCTGGCCGCAGGGAGAATCGGATCTGACAGAAATCACAAGAAACCAGATTCGATTGTTGCTACGCGGTATCGATATCTGGAAAGCTCACAAAGAAGTGCAGTGTTCCATCGCCGGGTAA